The following is a genomic window from Deinococcus fonticola.
ACTGGCTTACGCCAACGTGGTGGTCATCAACAAAACCGACCTGGCCGACCCGGTGCTGCTGGCGCATGCAGAAGAGGTTCTGCGCGGCGTGAACCCCCTGGGCCGCGTCGTGCGTGTCGAGCAGGGGCAGGTGGACGCCGACAGCCTGCTGTCCCGTGACGACTTCGACCCGCGCCACTTCGAGTCGGGTGAGTCCGTGCAAGCCGAACCTGTGCAGCACACGCCCGGTCTCAAAACCTTCACCCTGCACGCCGACCGGCCCCTCGACCCTTACCTGTGGCAGCGCTTCATGACCGAGTACATCCTCGCGCGCCCCAGCGAGGTTCTGCGTGTGAAGGGCTTCCTCGACCTGCACGGTTATCCGCAGCGCATCCTGTTTCAGGCGGTGCGCGACCTGTTCACCGCCGACGCCTGGGATGGCGGGGACGGCACCTCCGAACTGGTGTTCATCGGCAAGGGGCTGGACAAAGCGGAGTACGAAAACGCGTTCCAGGCCTGCCTGATTCCTGATCCGGCAGACCTCATTCCAGACTGACCGCGCGTTTCGCCCCACATAGCGTTTATCCTGAACGCATGAGCCGCCCGCCCGTTCAGTTCGAGTTGCCCGAGAATGTCCACGAGCTCAGCCCAGAGGCCATCGCGGACTTCATGAACGGCCCGGAAGGAAAGGGTCTGCCCGGCACGCTCGGCGAACACCTGGGCATTCGCCTGACCAGCGTCACCAGGGACCGCGTGGTGGCCGTCATGCCTGTGGCCGGGAACCGGCAACCTGCCGGGCGTCTACACGGCGGCGCCAACCTGGCCCTGGCCGAGGAACTGGCGAGCCTGGGTTCTTTCATGAACATCAACTCGACCCGTCAGGGCGCCGTGGGCGTGGATGTCAGCGCCACCCACGTGCGCGGCGTCAGCGAAGGCTACGTGACCGGCGAAGCCAACATCGTTCACCGGGGCCGCAGCCTTCACGTCTGGAACATCGAAATCAGGGACGAGCAAGGCCGCGTGACCAGTGTCGCCCGCTGTACCTGCAACGTCATCAACCTCGGCGCCTGAAAAGAGTAAGGCGCAGGGGGCACTGCACCTCTTAAAGCGTCTCGCTTCCGGTCTGGCCCTGTACCCAGTGTTCCCCGTCTTCGTCGGCCTCGTGCTTCCAGACAGGGACATGAACTTTCAGATGCTCGATCAGAAAATCACACGCTTCCAGCGCTGCCCGGCGGTGGGGACTCGCCACGCCGATCAGAATACTGGCCTCACCGGGCAACACGCGCCCCAGGCGGTGCTCGATGAACACGCGCAACTCGCCGTACTCCGCTCTGGCGGCAGCGGCGGCCTCGTCCATGACCTTGCGGCCCATCGGAATGAAGCCCTCGTACTCGATCCAGTTCACGTGCTTGCCCTGGTTGGGGCTGCGT
Proteins encoded in this region:
- a CDS encoding CobW family GTP-binding protein, translated to MTFPTADERIPVLVIGGFLGAGKTTLVNHLIRSLPHRLGIIVNEFGQTGVDGTLIERLTDSDGYGDIQELTAGCLCCSGRDDLIRALVSIAMREQKPDAVIVELSGLADPTPVLTTLLDRSVRAAFKVTSLVAVVDARHILQTLREHPEAARQLAYANVVVINKTDLADPVLLAHAEEVLRGVNPLGRVVRVEQGQVDADSLLSRDDFDPRHFESGESVQAEPVQHTPGLKTFTLHADRPLDPYLWQRFMTEYILARPSEVLRVKGFLDLHGYPQRILFQAVRDLFTADAWDGGDGTSELVFIGKGLDKAEYENAFQACLIPDPADLIPD
- a CDS encoding PaaI family thioesterase gives rise to the protein MSRPPVQFELPENVHELSPEAIADFMNGPEGKGLPGTLGEHLGIRLTSVTRDRVVAVMPVAGNRQPAGRLHGGANLALAEELASLGSFMNINSTRQGAVGVDVSATHVRGVSEGYVTGEANIVHRGRSLHVWNIEIRDEQGRVTSVARCTCNVINLGA